The following nucleotide sequence is from Ammospiza nelsoni isolate bAmmNel1 chromosome 21, bAmmNel1.pri, whole genome shotgun sequence.
gcagtgccaccagccctggaCTACCAGCTGGAGTAGCTATGCAGTGTGTCCTTCAGACAGAAACCAAGAGGCTGCCTAATTTGAAGTCcgattcacagaatcacagaatcacagaattttcaagactggaagagacctataagatcatctagtccagccgatgttctaactgttcaactagatcatggcagcaagtgccacatccagtctttttttaaattcttcaagggatgatgcctctaccacctcactgggtaaatgattccagtttctgaccactctttctgtgaagtatttccttcttacttctaacttacatctagcttgacgcaacttgagactgtgtcctcttgttctatccgttgtcgcccggagaaagaggccgacccccagctcactacagccacccttcaggaagttgtagagagtgatgaggtcgccccttagtctccttttctccaggctgaacaaccccagctccctcagtcgctcttcatatggcttgtattccaagccccttattagtttcgttgctctcctctggacacgctcaagtaactcaacgtccctcttaaagtgaggggcccagaactggatacagtactccaagtgaggcctcaccagtgccgagtacaggggaagaatgacctctctgttcctgctggccataccatttctgatactggccaggatggcattggccctcttggctacctgggcacactgctggctcatattcaatcgactgtcaaccagcacctccaggtccctttccacctgggcactatccagccactccatccccagcttgtatcggtacagggggttattgtggccgaagtgcaatactcggcacttggacttattgaagttcatcccgtttgattctgTCCATATGTCCAgccgttccaagtctctctgcagagccctacacccctctagttgatctacactcatacccaatttggtatcatcagcgaaactactaataaaagactctaagccctcatccatatcatcaataaaaatattgaacaaaactggtcccaacacagaaccctgagggacaccactggtgactggtcgccagctagatgtgacaccattcaccagcactctttgggcccggccatccagccagttttgaacccagcaaagggtattcctatccagaccacggccagctAGCTTGtgtaggagtatgctatgggaaacagtgtcgaaggcctttctgaaatccagaaaaacaacatctacagccttccctgcaaaTAAATTCAATGCAAATAAAATGAGATTTGGTAAAATGTAATCTGAAATGCTCAGCACAATTTATCATAGAGTCctggactggtttgggttgaaaaggacTTTAAAGCTCATgttgttccaccccctgccatgggcagggacaccttgcactatcccaggttgttccaagccctgtccagcctggccttggacactcccagggctggggcagcgacagcttccctgggcaacctgcgccagggcctccccaccctcagaGGGAAGAACTCTTTCCCAtgtcccatctaaccctgccctctggcacggggcagccattcccccttgtcctgccactccaggcccttgtaaaTTGTCTCTCTCCAATTCTCTGCAGACATCCTGGATGATGCTTTAGGAGTCTTCTAGTGAATAAATTGTCTGGACTGGGAGAGCAGTTCCCCTTGACTgagttttgctgtgttttggggagTCCCACACTCCTTCAGGATCTTTCTTTTGGTGGCTACACAAGAGAGAACAGACTAGTGAGACAAGCTCAGTCACAGCTTTGCCAcaccccagggaggagaaagatGATAGGTCCAGTGGGTCCTGCAGTGCACTGACACCCTGAAGATATTACATGGAGATTATGATCTTACAGTCACTCCATGGAGAAGTTTATGGAGCCTGAGGAGATAAGAAAGGACATAAACTTCAAGGCCTTAACAAAGAGCTGAAAGCAGAGGCAGTTGGTGGAGGGAGTGGTGAGGACAGCCACAGAAAGTTGTTGTGCATTGAAGGAACCAGGGTAAATGTCACTGAACGAGGAgtgggaggagatgatggaATAGAAACTGTCCAGAGCAACCTGATCCTGGCAGGGGATGGACAAGTGGCACTTGCTGCAGGCCTGGGTGGGTGAAGGGTTTCcagaagaagcagaaggaagTGCAACAATTCAGAGATCTTGCAAGCAGGGGAAGAAATGAATGAGTAGAAAGGATGTGAGCTCACCCCAATGCAGCATCCAAAGTGTTTCTAGCAATCATGAATCTGCCTCCCCCGAGAAGGACAGTGGAGGTCAAAGGTATGAGATAGTTCTGAGTAGGTGCCCAGATTGTCCATCTGGTGGACTCTGCATCACGTGCTTCTAAGGAACTGCTTGGAGCAGATACCAGTGTGCCCTCTGATGCCCAGACTGgttggcagctggagagcagctgggagcactgggaccTGGCTTTgggagctccctgctgccctgaaaCTGATCCTGGGGTGATTTGCAAGCAGGATTTCTCTCTAAGCCATGGCAAGTGGAGTTTGTCCCTGTCCTCGATGGCAGTGCATCAATGTCTGGCTGTGGCCTCCACACAGACCTTGTCCTGCAAGGACCAGATCCTGCTCAGCCTCGTCCAGAGGGAatggctgcacagcacagcagagtatcacagaatcatggaattgttcaggttggaaaacacctctAAGGTCATGGAGTCCATCCATTACCCCAGCCAAGGACTGTTCTGCTCAAGGGGTGTGGTTTGGCTGAAGGCAGGAATCCCTTGAGATACCAAACCCGGCAGAGGCACCATGGATTGGGTGTTACTGTTTTTCTGAGCAATCGGTAGATTAAAGTAACACTTTGGGCATTGGCTCCCGGGGCAGTTTCCTCACTCCCAGGCACTGGCAGTGTCCCTTGTTATGATTCAGCACAGTTAACAGACCTGAACATTTAGAAATgtgctttctttaaaatgttgcaCCCTTCTCTTCTAGAAGAAAATGCTTCATCATCTCAGAGGGATGTGAGTCATCGTCTGCATCTTTCTAAGAATTCAGCAGAAATGTTCTTTTGGGTTTTCCTGGCCACTTCTGCCTTTTGTCACCCATCACAGGGAAGGCAACAGCCAGGCACAATTTCTTCTGTAATACTTAGTGTCTTCCTTAGCCCTGGGAGTCTGGGATATTGCACCACTTTAGGAAAACACTACTTTTGTATGCAGCTTACAAACCCATCCCCTTTTACATTACATTTTTGGATTCTGGTGCCTCAGAAGTGGCACACCCCCTGCTCATGGTGTCTCTGGGAAGAGCTGTTCTGGAGACTGAGCCTCCCATCCCTGTTGCAAACCAgggccctggggatggggaggaaggTACAGAATTGGCACTTCTGGGTGCACAAACATTTTGCCTTCAGTGTGTCTAATTCCTCTCTGAAAAGTGGAGATGTAGAAGCTCAGACCAGGAACATTGACTGGCTTCaatccacagccctgctcctccttctaTGAGAATCTGGACTCCATCCTCCAATTCCCCTGGTATTTGGTGTGCCTCAAAATGCCTACAGACACACTAGAGTGACGTAAACAGCAAATATGGAGacatatgcatatataataataatattcttATCATAGTAATGATTGAATTTTTGTTCACAGCCAGGCTTGCCCAGGacttttgtcaaaaaaaaaaaaaaaaataaaaccaacaaaaaagaaCTTtaccaaacaaaccaacctccacaaaaccaaaaaaagagaattatttttatatacattCAGTAAATTCCACACTCTGATTTCAGGATGGATAGTTTACAAATTCCAAATCCCTTTAACAACATTGTTCTTGTTTTGATCTGAATCCAGAGAAAGTTCTGCAGAAAACCACTGTCCTCTTGGTCCCAACTCCACTTTTCTCTTCATCTGTTAAGCTTAAGGATCCCTTCCAGTTCAgcatgttctgtgattctggtgTCCACCTGCTTGAGCACCCCATGAGAGTGTTCATGGGAGGGATGAGCACCACAATTGCCTGAGCCCTGGGCGTGAACTTCCTGGGGAGACAAAGCTCTTTACcatgagggtgggcaggccctggcacagggtgccctggcagggtccaaggccaggctggatggggcttgaagcaagctgggacagtggaaggctgtggcagcagctctggggccacagagagcagcacagctggctcaggcaTTGTGCTGGAAAGGCTGTGggaagatcagagaaaagaatgataaataattcttatcttcacttgctgcccctgctgttgtgaacatgtggaatgtgttatggaggTTTGTCtaccaaagggtggtttcttGATTGGCCACTGGTAATGGTGTTTGAAGGACCAGTTGGGTCCACCTGCATTGTAACTGTCTATAAAAGCAATGGGTTTCTTAATGAGTATAGTTTAATAAAGTGATTGATCAGCCTACTGTGAATCATGGActcaatgctaattattaccaGGCTGGGGGCCTGCAATGAcagaaggtgttcctgcccatggcagggggtgacacaggatgagctttgaggtcccttcaaACTGAAgctattccatgattttatgattccatgattctgtgacccAAGGATTGCATGGTGTGAGGGTGTCCCTGCATGCTTCAGGTCTAGCAGCAAAATCAGCCTCAAGCAGCTGCACAACCACAAATACATCTGGGGCCCATGGCAGGGTGACCCCTGGGTGAGGATCTAAGCTGATGGTGCCACGGTAGTGCAGCCCTTGCTGCTCTGAGCCACTCCTCATGCTCTGCAGAAGGTGCTCATTCTCACCTCTCTCTGGgggtgtgcagctgcagctcctcacgcTTTTCTGAGCTGTCACACACAGGCGGGTGCAAGATCAAGAAAGGCATGAGTAattctgggctcctgcaggctcCCAGAACAGCAGTGAGGAGCCAGCTGAGGTACTCTGGGGTGGAGGGGGAGGGCTGTGGGAGGCTGGAATGGCCCTGGGTGTTTTGGGACACTGCCCAAGGCAGACAGCCTGTGTGCCGCATTGCCGGGCTCGATGGTACTCACTGCATCACCCTGTGCCCTTCCACGAGGAACCTGAGGCTGTGGGACAGTGCcacagaggcaggcagggcttgTGTCCAAGAGGGACTGTGGAGGCTCAAGGGATTTTGGGATAATCCCATCACAGCTCTTCCCCCTCCTGtctcctgttcctgctgttccctggataagggcagctctgggcactaGGCTTTGTTCCAATCTCAGTCCTCAGGGTGAATCtatccagcagcacccagggtgGCTGGGACTCAGTGGCCAAGATGAGCCTGCCTTCTGGAGCTGGTCCTGGGGTGTGCAGGGTCTGGTGAGTGCAGGCTTTCACCAAAGCCAGCCCCTTCACATGCTGGTGGCAATGCCCATCTAAACCTCCCAGCCAtgggctccctgctctcccagcagtgTCTCAGGGAAGGGGGCTCTGGTCCTGCTCTCTACCTCACTTCCCTCCTGTCAGGGTGCTATTTTAAGCTGGATGCTGTCAGCACTGGGGTGGGATGACAGATGGGATCCGCAGGGCCCCGTGGGCTGAggagccaggggctgcagctccccgAGTGAGGAGTGATGTGTTCCTTCCTCCCTCAGACACACCCACGGCCCCCTGATCCCTCCAGCCCCCCGGATCCTCCTCTCTCTGCTCACCACCCACCCTCTGATCAAGgttcccctccccagggctgcctctgccctgctggcctGTGTCCCACTGGTGCTCCTGTttgaaatcccaaatccagcaTGGGAACGCAGTGTGTTAAACTGAGCATTGTTCCATGGAGTGCACCAGAGATCCAGGCAGGAGGAACCCAAATACTCTTTGCTGATCCAGCAGATCCTGTCCAGAGCTGATCAGAGCGTCCCAAACACCATCAGTGGTGTGGGAAATGCCATTAAGGACGTGGGAAATACCTTCACTAAGGGGGGCTCCGTTTCCTTCAGCTCCAGGGGGGCACCAGGGGAGATGTTTCCTTGCAGGGGCaggtcctgccctgggctggggtcTGGCATGGTCATCTCTGGACAGGCATCTCCAGAGATGAGCAGGTTTTGGAGTCAAAGTATTACTAAGGGAATATTTGCCAAGCTTCATGTCCCACACAAATGAGAGCTTAATGAAATAATTCTAAAATTCTTGCAgtgaaacatattttttccacCCTCGGGTCTGGAAATAACTGATCCATTTTATCTGTAGCTCTCAGAAAGCTTTCCCTAAAACAGCCAATATGTTAAATTTCAGCCCCTAAAGGTAATATTTTGATTGATTGTAATGGGGCCAGAAATGGAATTTAATGAGCTTCCAATTGTCATAATGAATGGAAATTAAATACCTTAGAAAAAGCTTAAGACAAGTTACCTGAATGTAATCCCTGCCTTTCTCACAACTCCTCCTTCATGGCTTTTCTTGTTACTATTTTGCAAAACAAGATGTTCAGACACAGAAAGCTTGTAGGAGTTTTGACAatgtggaaaaggaaataaagaagcTGCTGTCACTATTTTAATTTCAGCTATTGTCACCCCAAAGGATTGTAACAGAGGCAAACACAGAAGAttcttacaaaaatatttatttattgacacctgaatttaattttatgtaaaaaatataGTTacttaaatacagaaattataaTCTGAGTctacaggcaaaaaaaaaaaacccaaaaacatattaaataattttttttttttatctcagaGTTATTGCACCTGTTCCCTCCcctataaaaaattaaatagcacAACATTAAGTTGTGTTTTGGAATGTTTTCAGTTTCTCAGCTAGCTCTAAATGACATTGAAGCCCTTGCAGTGGACCCCAGCTGGTGATGCCTGTCCCTCCCGGCAGTGGGGACATGGagcagctggctctgcacaggagctCAGTCCAGCTCCAGCTCATTCACGTACTGCTGGACCCAGTCCTCCCTGGGGTTGGCACAGACCTCCCGGCCCTTCCTGGTGATGAACCTGTGGGGTGCAAGGAGGTCAGGTTTTGGTGGGAGAGCACTGAATggaggatcacagaatcatagagtTATGGAATGGTTTGCTTTGGAAGGCACCCTAAAGCTTATtcagttccaccccctgccatgggcatggacatcttccattagaccaggttgttTCAAGcccatccaacccagccttggaTACTTCCAGGGCCAGGACAAGAGCCCTGCCCAAGTCCTGCCCCTCCCAAAGATGAGCAGCTCCATGCCTTGCCCATCCTATCCAGCAGCCACCAGTTTTATCTGCAAAGGGGTAGAGCAGGAGCAGCATATGGCTTTTGTGCTCCAAGCATCACCTTGTTCTTCTTGTCTATCCCAGCTTTCCTTCCCTGTCTTTGGAAAAGGgcctttccctgcctggctcctcagccccaaaccaCCCTGCCCCGGAGGAGGGACTCACACGACAGcaggctgggagcactggctgttGGTTTCGTAGTAATCCTTCACAAAGGTGCGGGGCAGCTGCCGCGAGACGtaggagaagcagcaggaggttGGTGGGTCGGAGCCAACTGTGAAGGGCAAAGACAGTCATGAGCAGTGGCAAGGGATGGGGGAcgaggcagggagctgggattaCCCATCCCTGGGTCTAGGGGGCAGGGATTatgtggaggaggaagagaaaagatggggtcttttttcttcttccttcagttATTTCCCTGTTGGGTTCACCTTGAGCTGGCATTGACACAGCCCATGCCACCAGGCAAcacctcccagcccaaacctgGCCAGCCCTAGCCTTCCTCAAGGTGCCCACATTTGATCCCTGTAGCAGGGGTGGGGGGGCATGGCTGTGCTTTTAGCCTAAAAAGGGTAGCAAACCTTTAGCTTTTATGCTAATGGTCTCTGAGC
It contains:
- the LOC132082581 gene encoding C-C motif chemokine 4 homolog, whose amino-acid sequence is MKVFVVALTILIVAFCYQTSAAPLGSDPPTSCCFSYVSRQLPRTFVKDYYETNSQCSQPAVVFITRKGREVCANPREDWVQQYVNELELD